From a region of the Salvelinus alpinus chromosome 2, SLU_Salpinus.1, whole genome shotgun sequence genome:
- the LOC139568101 gene encoding uncharacterized protein, producing MNGPKRTWQQVKIKYKNILQNAVKKNTHRQGTGGGSPKADLTPAEDMALELNKGRPVLEGIPGGKETSIGSSQDATRFIQVSGSTVFLLEPPAQAPDDADPGEGPSAAATAHDGDDDEEETISLDSRRHEDPDAIQWENQPGNISSQAIRKLYGNHLRRQIELADIDIQYKKKKMENLALESEIKKRTIRKLDLEIKKLERELQEDDTAQNKN from the exons atgaacgggccaaaacggacatggcagcaggtcaaaatcaaatacaagaacattctgcagaatg cagtgaaaaagaatacccacagacaaggcacgggtggtgggtcaccaaaggctgaccttaccccagcagaggacatggccttggagctaaataaaggcaggcccgtcttagaggggatccctggggggaaagagacgagcataggttcctcccaagatgccacccgcttcattcaag tgtctggcagcactgtgttcctgttagagccaccagcacaagcaccagacgatgctgatcca ggtgaaggccccagtgcagcagcaacagcacatgatggagacgatgatgaggaggagaccatctctctggattccagaaggcatgag gacccagatgctatacagtgggaaaaccagcctggcaacata agctcacaagctatcagaaagttgtatggcaaccacctccggcgccaaatagaactggcagacatagacattcagtacaagaagaaaaagatggaaaatcttgcactggagtccgaaataaaaaagaggacaattaggaaactggaccttgaaataaaaaaacttgagagggag ctccaagaagatgacacagctcaaaataaaaattag
- the LOC139541570 gene encoding B-cell receptor CD22-like yields MCSDDFIMCQHLLLVFTSPLYFTLVGDATMALRKAGSVLEVFLWSVAVVLGQDGWSVTYTTQSICTLRGSTVDLTCSYTYPSGTVTKTLWFTEWGTGVEPKYLGQDPEYAGRLEYHWDKEKDCTLRITDLRERDSATYRFGLLTDQEGGTYTGKLGVTLSVTGLQVKVTGGHQDKTLTCITTCTLTDNPTYIWYKNGQYLNKPTSRQYSVKMYYSDSYSCAVKGHEDHHSPAVCVVGESCMNVTYTHQSICALKGSTVDISCFYTHPSWHNVTEVSWFNKWKSGVTNGLRQDSEYADRVEYHRQTEKDSTLRITDLRESDSTEYKFRFTTEMSRWGHSFPGTTLSFTGLQVKVIRVAEGQRTLTCITTCTLTDNPTYIWYKNGQRLDEPTSQQYSSNTLVVLGHSVDSYSCTVEHHEDLHSPAVYAPKNTSVSVSQSGEIVEGSSVTLTCSSDANPPVDKYTWYKKNVTSPKASGQSYSITNIISEDRGEYYCETQNGRGSMNSTALMIIVAGE; encoded by the exons ATGTGTTCTGACGACTTTATAATGTGTCAACACTTACTTCTTGTTTTCACCTCTCCCCTTTACTTCACTCT GGTGGGAGATGCAACAATGGCTTTGAGAAAAGCAGGAAGTGTGTTGGAGGTCTTTCTCTGGTCTGTGGCAG TTGTACTGGGTCAGGATGGCTGGAGTGTGACTTACACCACTCAGAGTATCTGTACCTTGAGGGGGTCAACAGTTGATCTGACCTGCTCTTACACATATCCCAGTGGTACAGTCACAAAAACCCTCTGGTTCACTGAATGGGGGACTGGTGTAGAACCTAAATATCTAGGTCAGGACCCAGAGTATGCAGGTCGTCTGGAGTATCATTGGGATAAGGAGAAAGACTgtaccctgagaatcacagacctgagagagagagactcagctacGTACAGGTTCGGATTACTAACAGATCAGGAAGGAGGGACATATACTGGCAAACTTGGAGTGACTTTGTCTGTCACAG GTCTTCAGGTGAAGGTGACTGGTGGACATCAGGATAAGACACTGACCTGTatcaccacctgtactctgactgacaaccccacctacatctggtacaagaacggacaaTATCTAAATAAGCCCACTTCCCGGCAATACTCTGTTAAAATGTATTATTCAGAcagttactcctgtgctgtaaaaggccatgaggatcaccactctcctgcagtgt GTGTTGTGGGTGAGAGCTGTATGAATGTGACTTACACCCATCAGAGTATCTGTGCTTTGAAAGGGTCAACAGTGGACATATCCTGCTTTTACACACATCCCAGTTGGCATAACGTCACAGAAGTATCCTGGTTCAACAAATGGAAGTCTGGTGTAACTAACGGTCTGAGACAGGACTCAGAGTATGCAGATCGTGTGGAATACCATCGACAAACAGAAAAGGACTccaccctgagaatcacagacctgagagagagtgaCTCAACTGAGTACAAGTTCAGATTTACAACTGAGATGTCAAGATGGGGTCATAGTTTCCCAGGAACAACTCTGTCTTTCACAG GTCTGCAGGTGAAGGTGATTCGTGTTGCAGAGGGACAGAGAACACTGACCTGTatcaccacctgtactctgactgacaaccccacctacatctggtacaagaacggacaacGTCTTGATGAGCCCACTTCCCAACAATACTCTAGTAATACTCTAGTAGTGTTGGGTCATTCTGTGGACAGTTACTCCTGTACTGTAGAACACCATGAGGacctccactctcctgcagtgt ATGCTCCAaagaacacctcagtgtcagtcagtcaatctggtgaaatagtggagggcagttcagtgactctgacctgcagcagtgatgccaacccacctgtggacaaatacacctggtacaagaagaaCGTAACCTCACCAAAGGCATCAGGACAGAGTTACAGCATCACTAACATCAtctctgaggacagaggagaatatTACTGTGAGACCCAGAATGGAAGAGGATCTATGAACTCTACAGCTCTGATGATCATTGTAGCAG GTGAGTGA